The Fictibacillus phosphorivorans genomic sequence TTGGCGATCCTTTTATGGAGAAACTCGTTATGGAAGCGTGCCTAGAGCTCATCCATAACTGTGATGCGCTTGTGGGTATTCAAGATATGGGTGCTGCAGGTCTTACAAGTTCGTCCGCTGAGATGGCAAGTAAAGCGGGAATGGGAATCGAGATGAACCTTGACCTTATTCCACAGCGTGAAACAGGAATGACAGCTTATGAGATGATGCTTTCCGAATCTCAAGAGCGCATGTTGTTAGTCGTTGAAAAAGGCCGTGAGCATGAAGTGGAAAAGATCTTTGCAAAATGGGATCTAGATTGCGTAACGGTTGGAACGGTTATCGAAGAACAAGTACTGCGTCTTACGCATAATGGTGAGATCGTAGCAGATGTGCCGGTAGATGCTCTTGCAGAAGATGCTCCTGTTTATCATAAGCCATCAAAAGAACCTGCTTATTATGGTGAGTTCCAAGCGCAAGCAGACTACTTCCCAGAGATTACTAGCTTCAAATCTACGTTGCTATCTCTTTTGAAGCAACCAACGATCGCAAGTAAAGAATGGGTTTACAACCAATACGACTACATGGTGCGAACGAATACGGTCGTAGCACCTGGATCGGATGCAGCAGTCGTACGCATCCGAGGAACGAAAAAAGCGTTAGCGATGACAACTGACTGTAACTCTCGCTATCTCTATCTCGATCCAGAAGTGGGTGGCATGATCGCTGTTGCTGAAGCAGCTCGTAATCTCGTATGTTCAGGAGCACAGCCTCTTGCGGTGACAGATTGCTTAAACTACGGAAATCCTGAAAAACCAGAGATCTTTTGGCAGCTAGAGAAATCAGCTGACGGTATGAGTGCGGCATGCAACAAACTTGCAACGCCAGTCATCGGTGGTAACGTTTCTCTTTATAACGAAACGAACGGTGTGGCTGTTTACCCGACACCCGTCATCGGTATGGTGGGGCTTATTGAAGACACGAAGCACATCGTGACTCAAAGCTTTAAAGAAGCGGGCGACATCATCTATCTAGTTGGTGAAAGCAAAGCTGAATTTGGCGGAAGTGAGCTTCAAAAGATGAAAGAAGGACGCATTTTTGGTAAAGCGCCTCACATCGATCTAGAAGTGGAAGAAACAAGACAGCGTGAGCTTTTAGCAGCGATTCAAAAAGGTTTGATCCAATCTGCGCATGACGTTGCAGAAGGCGGACTATCTGTTGCACTTGCTGAGTCTGTAATGGACGGAAAAGTAGGAGCGAGCGTAACGTTAACAGATGAGCCGATCGGAAGTCTTTTCGGAGAATCTCAATCCCGTTTCTTAGTCACAGTAAAACCTGAACATCAAGATGAGTTCCAACAGCTTGTAAAAGACGCAAAAATCATAGGTTTTGTACGTTCTGAGAGCGGTCTAGCGATCGATAATGAGCAGGGTGAAGAGTTGTTATCCTGCACGCTCCAGGAGATGCAAGACGCCTGGAAAGGAGCTATTCCATGCTTGCTGACATCAAAGGCTTAAACGAAGAGTGTGGTGTGTTTGGGATCTGGGGTCACCCTGATGCTGCGCAACTAACATATTACGGGCTGCACAGCCTGCAGCACCGCGGACAAGAAGGAGCAGGAATCGTTGTAACAGACGGAGAGCGTTTACGCATTCATAAAGGTAGCGGTCTCGTAAACGACGTGTTCAGCAAAGGGGAGCTCGAAGGATTGATCGGACATGGTGCAATCGGCCATGTTCGGTATTCCACAGCAGGAGGCAATGAGCTTGCGAACGTTCAGCCACTCTTGTTCCGTTCACAAACAAGCTCACTTGCTCTTGCTCATAACGGGAATCTCGTAAATGCCAACGCGTTAAAACATCAGTTGGAATCGCAAGGAAGCATCTTTCAAACCACTTCAGATACAGAAGTGCTTGCTCATCTGATCAAGCGCAGCGGTTATTTTACTCTAAAAGAAAAAGTACAGAACGCTTTAACGATGCTAAAAGGTGCGTATGCGTTCTTAGTCATGACAGAGAACGAGATGATGGTAGCGCTCGATCCGAACGGCTTACGCCCATTGTCACTTGGTATGCTTGGTGATGCGTATGTTGTCGCATCTGAAACGTGTGCGTTCGATGTGGTTGGGGCAACGTATGTGCGTGACGTGCAGCCGGGAGAACTTTTGATCATTAATGAAGACGGATTAACGGTCGATACGTTCTCGACTTCTGTTCAGCGCTCTATGTGCTCGATGGAATATATTTATTTTTCACGACCAGACAGCAACATCGAAGGAATCAACGTTCATGCGGCTCGTAAAAGCCTTGGGAAAAAGATGTATGAAGAAGCTCCAATTGAAGCGGATGTCGTAACAGGTGTGCCTGATTCTAGTATTTCAGCTGCGATCGGTTATGCAGAAGCATCAGGTATTCCGTATGAGATCGGTCTTATAAAAAATCGTTATGTCGGTCGTACGTTCATCCAGCCTTCTCAAGAGCTTCGTGAACTAGGTGTGAAGATGAAGCTTTCACCGGTTCGAGGAATCGTAGAAGGAAAACGAGTCGTGATGGTCGATGACTCAATCGTACGTGGAACAACGAGCCGCCGAATCGTGAAGATGCTGCGTGCTGCGGGCGCTACAGAAGTTCACGTGCGCATTACAGCGCCACCTATCGCACATCCATGCTATTACGGCATCGATACGTCAGAACGTGCGGAACTGATCGCATCTAAGCATTCGGTAGATGAGATTCGTGAGATTATTGGTGCTGATTCCTTATCGTTTATTTCCGTAGAAGGATTAATGGAAGGCATCGGACGTTCGAATGCCGAGCCAAACTGCGGACAATGTTTAGCTTGTTTTACAGGACGATATCCAACAGAAATTTATCCAGATACTGTTTTACCATATGAAAAAGAGCTTGTTTAAAGGGGGAGAAGACGATGGCAGAAGCATATAAGCAAGCAGGCGTGAACATCGAAGCAGGATATGAAGCGGTCGATCGCATCAAGAAACATGCACAGAGAACGAAGCGTCCGGAAGTATTAGCAGGACTTGGTGGATTTGGTGCGATGTTCGATCTATCAGGATTCTCACATAAAGAGCCTGTGCTGATTTCCGGAACAGACGGAGTAGGCACGAAACTGATGCTTGCGTTCATGGCGGGTAAGCATGATACGATCGGTGTAGATGCGGTTGCGATGTGTGTGAACGATATCGTAGCACAAGGCGCTGAGCCGCTTTATTTCCTGGACTATATTGCTTGCGGCACGCTTCACCCTGAAAAGATTGAACAAATTGTTAGTGGGATCGCGGATGGCTGTGAACAAGCGGGATGTGCGCTCATAGGCGGAGAAACAGCTGAGATGCCTGGCATGTATGACAGTGAAGAGTATGACCTTGCTGGTTTTACGGTCGGAATTGCAGAGAAATCGAAGCTGATCAACGGTGCTGCTATCTCCGAGAACGATGTATTAATCGGCCTTGCTTCAAATGGCCTTCACTCCAACGGCTTTTCGCTCGTTCGTAAAGTTTTATTAGAAAACGCAGGTCTTGATCTGAACCAACATATTGATAGTTTATCTAAAACATTAGGTGAAGAGCTGTTAACACCGACTCGCATCTATGTAAAACCGTTGCTTGAAGTGTTCAATCAGTTTGATGTGAACGGTGTTGCTCATATTACAGGCGGCGGATTCATTGAAAACATCCCACGCATGCTGCCAGAAGGTCTGGCGGCAGAAGTAGATTATGGTTCATGGCCGGTACCTGCAATCTTTGATCTAATCGAAGAAAAAGGAAACCTGACACGGAAAGAGATGTTCACAACGTTTAACATGGGGATTGGAATGGTGCTCTCGGTTTCAGAAGAAAATATGCTCCCGATCATCCGCCTTTTAGAAGAAACAGGCGAGAAGCCTTACATCATCGGTCGCGTGAAGCAAGGTGAAGGCGTGATCTTTGGCGGAGGAAACATCGAATGAGAAAAATAGCTGTATTTGCTTCTGGAAGCGGAAGTAACTTTCAAGCCATCGTAGACGCGGTTGAAGCAGGTGAGCTTCAGGCGGATATCGAGCTTTTAGTATGTGATAAACCGGGGGCGAAAGTAATCGATCGTGCGCGCCACTTCGGAATTCCAACGTATTCGTTCTTGCCAAAAACATTTGCATCAAAAGCTGATTTTGAAAAAGAAATCGTTTCTGAACTTCAATCCTATGGAGTAGAATTTATCGTTCTCGCAGGATACATGAGGCTGGTTGGTGAGGTATTATTAAAAGCGTATGAAGGCTGTATCATCAATATCCACCCGTCGTATCTGCCAGCCTTTCCTGGTAAGGATGCGGTCGGACAAGCTCTGAAAGCGAACGTTGCCGAAACAGGTGTAACGGTTCATTATGTAGACAGTGGCATGGATACAGGTCCGATCATCGAACAAGTTCGCATCCCCGTATTGCCTGGCGATACAGAGCAAACCTTACAGCAGCGCATCCAAAAAGCAGAACACCAATTATACCCAGCCATCATCAACAAACTATTACAAAAAGACACCGTAGGAGGCATCTTACATTGACGATCAAACGTGCACTCATAAGCGTATCAAATAAAGAAGGATTACTTCATTTTGCAGAAAAACTAGCTCATCACGGCGTAGAGATCATCTCTACAGGCGGAACAAAAAAAGCTTTGCAAGACGCAGGAATTCCTGTAATCGGTATCTCTGAAGTGACTGGTTTTCCTGAAATCATGGATGGACGTGTTAAAACGCTGCATCCAAAAATTCATGGCGGTTTACTCGCAGTCCGTGATAATGAGACACATCAAACAGCGATGCAAGAAAATGAAATCTCGCCGATCGATCTAGTTGTCGTAAACCTTTATCCGTTCAAAGAGACGATCGCAAAAGAAGGTACAACATTCGCTGACGCGATCGAGAACATCGACATCGGCGGACCGAGTATGCTTCGTTCAGCTGCAAAAAATCACACCTACGTAACGGTCGTTGTCGATCCGGCAGACTATGAGACAGTAGCGGATGAGCTTGATGGTGTAGGAGCTGTAAGTGAAGAGACGCGCCGAAGACTTGCTGCGAAGACGTTCCGTCATACAGCGGCTTATGATGCGTTGATTGCAGAATATTTAACAGCAGCTGTAGAAGAGGAACACCCGGAATCCTACACGGTAACATATGAAAAGAAACAGGACCTTCGATATGGTGAGAACCCTCATCAAAAAGCCGCGTTTTATTCGACGCCACTGAAGAACACGCTCTCATTAACAGACGCTGAACAGCTTCACGGAAAAGAGCTTTCGTACAACAACATCAATGACGCAGATGCGGCACTTTCAATTGTAAAAGAGTTCGTTGATCCAGCAGTAGTTGCGGTTAAGCACATGAATCCATGTGGCGTTGGAACAGGCACAACGATTCTTGAAGCATACACCCGTGCGTTTGAAGCTGACCCTGTATCGATCTTCGGCGGCATTATCGCTGCTAACACAGAAATTGATGAAGAAACGGCTCAAAAGTTGAGTGAGATTTTCCTTGAAATCATCATCGCTCCATCTTTTACACAGAAAGCCTTAGAGATCCTAACGAAAAAGAAAAACATACGTTTATTAAAATTAGATTTCTCAGCAGGTAAAGGGATCGCAAAAAAAATCACGACCGTTTCTGGTGGAATGTTAGTTCAAGAGGAAGACGTTTTCGGGTTAGATGATGCGAACGTGACGATTCCTACAAAACGCCAGCCGACTGAGCAAGAGTGGAAAGATTTGAAGCTTGCTTGGAAAGTGGTAAAACACGTGAAATCAAATGCAATCGTCTTAGCGAAAGACGAAATGACAGTAGGTGTTGGTGCGGGTCAGATGAACCGCGTTGGCGCAGCAAAAATCGCGATTGAGCAAGCCGGTGAACGTGCAAAAGGTTCTGCTCTAGGGTCAGATGCGTTCTTCCCAATGGATGACACCGTAGAAGCGGCGGCACGCGCTGGTGTTACAGCGATCATCCAACCAGGGGGATCGATAAAAGATGAAGATTCGATCAAAAAAGCAGACGAGCACGGGATCACGATGGTGTTCACAGGCGTAAGACACTTTAAGCATTAATTCTTTTAGCTGTTTTCGAATGCATCAAGCCCATTTCCCTTTTGCTTGTCGGGGCTGAACGAGTCACTTCCACTTTTCGGACTGACCGCTTAAAGGTTGTCTCTCTGCTCCTGCGTCTACAAGTCTATGCTGACGAAGTGAACTTCCTCGTCGCATGCCTTGCAAGAAGCTCCTCATGTGGCAGGCAGGCAACCTTCCGCTACAATCAACTTGATGTAGGAAGAAAAAAGAAAACTTCTTAAAGTAACAAAGACTTTTCTTCGAAGATTGGTTGATCGGAGTGCAAGGTGCGAGACTCCTGCGGGACAGGTGGGCAGGTGAGACACTTATACGTGAAACGTACGAATGTGGCTCACCGCCTGCCCCGCGGAAAGCGAGTACCTGTAACGGAGATCAACAGCTTTCAAAAACTTCAAAGCTTAAAAAGGAGGTAGCAACCATGAACGTTCTTGTAATCGGCAAAGGTGGACGTGAACATGCGCTCGTTTGGAAATTTGCCAACAGCCCGAGCGTCACTCAAGTGTTTGCTGCACCAGGAAACCCAGGCATGGCACAACAAGCAACATGCGTTTCCATCAAAGAAACGAACATCGACGAGCTTGTCACTTTTGCAAAAACAAACGAAATCGGATTAACATTCGTTGGCCCTGAAGTGCCTCTATTAGAAGGCATCGTAGATCGTTTCACAGAAGAAGGCCTTGTTAACTTCGGTCCGTCTAAAGCGGCAGCAGAGATCGAAGGCTCAAAATCGTTCGCGAAGAATCTCATGAAGAAATACGACATTCCAACGGCAGCTTCTGAAACATTTACGAATCATGATGAAGCTCTAGCTTACGTTCGAGAAAAAGGCGCACCGATCGTGCTAAAAGCGGACGGACTTGCGGCAGGCAAAGGTGTCATTGTGGCAATGACCTTAGAAGAAGCGGAAGAAGGGCTGCACGAGTTGATGGTGGACAAACGCTTTGGTTCTGCGAGTGAAACGGTAGTTGTTGAAGAATTCTTGGAAGGTGAGGAATTTTCGTTAATGTCTTTTGTGCATGACGAGATTGTCCTTCCGATGGAAATTGCTCAAGACCATAAACGTGCGTATGACGGAGATAAAGGTCCGAACACAGGTGGGATGGGGGCATACTCACCAGTTCCTCAAATTTCTGACGCCGACATCCAAAAAGCGATAAAAGAGATCGTTCAGCCAACTGTTTCTGCGATGAAACAAGAAGGCACTCTTTTTACAGGAATTCTTTATGCGGGCTTAATCTTAACGAAGAATGGTCCGAAAGTGATCGAGTTTAACGCACGCTTCGGTGACCCGGAAACACAAGTGATTCTGCCTCGACTAGAAAACGATCTGGCTGATCTGCTTTTATCCCTTTTAAACGGCAAAAAGCCGGAACTTCAATGGTCAGAAGAATCCGTACTTGGTGTTGTTCTTGCATCTGATGGTTACCCTGTTTCTTCTTCAGAAGCTCAAGTGATCACGGGGCTTGAAGACATTGAAGGTGGTTCTAACGTGTTTCACGCGGGTACGAAAAGAGAAGATGAATCTCTTTTAACAGATGGTGGCCGAGTGTTATTGGTAGCCTCTAAAGGACGTTCACTAAGTGAAGCTCAGGAAAACGTATATAAAGAAATGAAGAAAATCACGTGCGAAGGCTCATTCTATCGTAAAGATATCGGGTTTCGAGCTATTTCGCACGTCTCTTCTTAATAAATACAAACGAGATGGCGATGATTCCGCCGATAAGCAAGATGTAAAGAAAAGCAGTATCCATTAAGTATTCGTAACTCATAGGGCTTACCTCCTATATTGAAATTGAGGGCTGACGGACATGGTTGATAAGACCTTGTTCATCAGCCTTCATTAATTGGATTCGGATGAGATGTAGATGATTCTGTGTTCGGAGCTGCGGTTGGCATGAGTTTAGGAGGCTGTATGATGGACAATGGATTCCACCTACGCAAGAGCTGCATCCCAATAAAGATGACAAAACCTACTATCACGTACGTTACATAAGGAACAGCCCTTTGTCCGCCATCTGCGACTTCAAACAATCGTCCTCCGATGGAATTTCCGATCGCTTCCCCAATCCCTGTAAAAACGCTTGCTAATCCAAAGAACATACCAAGAAACCGGGCAGCCGCAAGCTGTGAGATCGACGTATCCAACGTAGGCATGATCAGCATCTCACCAGTGATAAAGATAATTCCGGTAAAAACAAAGAAAAATAAAGTGTTCGCAAAATATAAACTTCCGAGAGCTGATCCGATACAGATCGCCCCTATACCAACAGAAGTCAGGGGATGAATGTTTCGGATAATATTTTTGGTTATGAGCGTTTGAGCTAATATAACCGTGATGCTGTTGATGGTCCAGATGATGCTGATGTCTTTTCCATTGGACAGTACATTTTCAGCTCGAAGCGGGAGTACGAGTGCAAACTGTACGTAAAGCGCCCAAACAAAGATTGTCGCAATCACAAAAACGAGGAAGGGAATGTTTTTTAACGCTTGTCGATATTCACTCCACTTAACTTCTCGACAGTTTTCGTCTCCGCAGCCTGCAGGTAAGAAGAACCAGCTGATCACGCTTGCTCCTAAATAAATAACAGCAGCGGTTATGAAGATTAGTTTTGAACTTCCTGTAAATAAAGCGAACACAGTCAATCCGGCAATCGCCATCCCGATATTGGCAAAGATTCCACGCAATGAAAAAGCAGTAGATCTCATTTCTGCTTTTACGAGTGATGAAATAAATGCTTTTGTG encodes the following:
- the purL gene encoding phosphoribosylformylglycinamidine synthase subunit PurL, whose amino-acid sequence is MSLQHEPTSSQIKEQKLYREMGLSDSEFELVEKIIGRSPNWTETGLFSVMWSEHCSYKNSKPVLSKFPTKGERVLQGPGEGAGIVDIGDGQAVVFKIESHNHPSAIEPYQGAATGVGGIIRDVFSMGARPIAMLNSLRFGELESPRVKYLFEQVVAGIAGYGNCIGIPTVGGEVQFDPSYEGNPLVNAMCVGLIDHKDIKKGQAKGAGNSVMYVGAKTGRDGIHGATFASEELSEASEEKRPAVQVGDPFMEKLVMEACLELIHNCDALVGIQDMGAAGLTSSSAEMASKAGMGIEMNLDLIPQRETGMTAYEMMLSESQERMLLVVEKGREHEVEKIFAKWDLDCVTVGTVIEEQVLRLTHNGEIVADVPVDALAEDAPVYHKPSKEPAYYGEFQAQADYFPEITSFKSTLLSLLKQPTIASKEWVYNQYDYMVRTNTVVAPGSDAAVVRIRGTKKALAMTTDCNSRYLYLDPEVGGMIAVAEAARNLVCSGAQPLAVTDCLNYGNPEKPEIFWQLEKSADGMSAACNKLATPVIGGNVSLYNETNGVAVYPTPVIGMVGLIEDTKHIVTQSFKEAGDIIYLVGESKAEFGGSELQKMKEGRIFGKAPHIDLEVEETRQRELLAAIQKGLIQSAHDVAEGGLSVALAESVMDGKVGASVTLTDEPIGSLFGESQSRFLVTVKPEHQDEFQQLVKDAKIIGFVRSESGLAIDNEQGEELLSCTLQEMQDAWKGAIPCLLTSKA
- the purF gene encoding amidophosphoribosyltransferase; its protein translation is MLADIKGLNEECGVFGIWGHPDAAQLTYYGLHSLQHRGQEGAGIVVTDGERLRIHKGSGLVNDVFSKGELEGLIGHGAIGHVRYSTAGGNELANVQPLLFRSQTSSLALAHNGNLVNANALKHQLESQGSIFQTTSDTEVLAHLIKRSGYFTLKEKVQNALTMLKGAYAFLVMTENEMMVALDPNGLRPLSLGMLGDAYVVASETCAFDVVGATYVRDVQPGELLIINEDGLTVDTFSTSVQRSMCSMEYIYFSRPDSNIEGINVHAARKSLGKKMYEEAPIEADVVTGVPDSSISAAIGYAEASGIPYEIGLIKNRYVGRTFIQPSQELRELGVKMKLSPVRGIVEGKRVVMVDDSIVRGTTSRRIVKMLRAAGATEVHVRITAPPIAHPCYYGIDTSERAELIASKHSVDEIREIIGADSLSFISVEGLMEGIGRSNAEPNCGQCLACFTGRYPTEIYPDTVLPYEKELV
- the purM gene encoding phosphoribosylformylglycinamidine cyclo-ligase, whose product is MAEAYKQAGVNIEAGYEAVDRIKKHAQRTKRPEVLAGLGGFGAMFDLSGFSHKEPVLISGTDGVGTKLMLAFMAGKHDTIGVDAVAMCVNDIVAQGAEPLYFLDYIACGTLHPEKIEQIVSGIADGCEQAGCALIGGETAEMPGMYDSEEYDLAGFTVGIAEKSKLINGAAISENDVLIGLASNGLHSNGFSLVRKVLLENAGLDLNQHIDSLSKTLGEELLTPTRIYVKPLLEVFNQFDVNGVAHITGGGFIENIPRMLPEGLAAEVDYGSWPVPAIFDLIEEKGNLTRKEMFTTFNMGIGMVLSVSEENMLPIIRLLEETGEKPYIIGRVKQGEGVIFGGGNIE
- the purN gene encoding phosphoribosylglycinamide formyltransferase, with amino-acid sequence MRKIAVFASGSGSNFQAIVDAVEAGELQADIELLVCDKPGAKVIDRARHFGIPTYSFLPKTFASKADFEKEIVSELQSYGVEFIVLAGYMRLVGEVLLKAYEGCIINIHPSYLPAFPGKDAVGQALKANVAETGVTVHYVDSGMDTGPIIEQVRIPVLPGDTEQTLQQRIQKAEHQLYPAIINKLLQKDTVGGILH
- the purH gene encoding bifunctional phosphoribosylaminoimidazolecarboxamide formyltransferase/IMP cyclohydrolase, with translation MTIKRALISVSNKEGLLHFAEKLAHHGVEIISTGGTKKALQDAGIPVIGISEVTGFPEIMDGRVKTLHPKIHGGLLAVRDNETHQTAMQENEISPIDLVVVNLYPFKETIAKEGTTFADAIENIDIGGPSMLRSAAKNHTYVTVVVDPADYETVADELDGVGAVSEETRRRLAAKTFRHTAAYDALIAEYLTAAVEEEHPESYTVTYEKKQDLRYGENPHQKAAFYSTPLKNTLSLTDAEQLHGKELSYNNINDADAALSIVKEFVDPAVVAVKHMNPCGVGTGTTILEAYTRAFEADPVSIFGGIIAANTEIDEETAQKLSEIFLEIIIAPSFTQKALEILTKKKNIRLLKLDFSAGKGIAKKITTVSGGMLVQEEDVFGLDDANVTIPTKRQPTEQEWKDLKLAWKVVKHVKSNAIVLAKDEMTVGVGAGQMNRVGAAKIAIEQAGERAKGSALGSDAFFPMDDTVEAAARAGVTAIIQPGGSIKDEDSIKKADEHGITMVFTGVRHFKH
- the purD gene encoding phosphoribosylamine--glycine ligase, producing MNVLVIGKGGREHALVWKFANSPSVTQVFAAPGNPGMAQQATCVSIKETNIDELVTFAKTNEIGLTFVGPEVPLLEGIVDRFTEEGLVNFGPSKAAAEIEGSKSFAKNLMKKYDIPTAASETFTNHDEALAYVREKGAPIVLKADGLAAGKGVIVAMTLEEAEEGLHELMVDKRFGSASETVVVEEFLEGEEFSLMSFVHDEIVLPMEIAQDHKRAYDGDKGPNTGGMGAYSPVPQISDADIQKAIKEIVQPTVSAMKQEGTLFTGILYAGLILTKNGPKVIEFNARFGDPETQVILPRLENDLADLLLSLLNGKKPELQWSEESVLGVVLASDGYPVSSSEAQVITGLEDIEGGSNVFHAGTKREDESLLTDGGRVLLVASKGRSLSEAQENVYKEMKKITCEGSFYRKDIGFRAISHVSS
- a CDS encoding EYxxD motif small membrane protein is translated as MSYEYLMDTAFLYILLIGGIIAISFVFIKKRRAK
- a CDS encoding MFS transporter, producing MPTHSLLKGNRPLFSLLVVVFITHLGSYLVLPVLPILLKVETGLTAAQIGFTLAVISIFMQVGSVVGGVFADRTGRRFIIALGALIRAGGLIGFAYFSTYSLILLTAAISGLGLGLNAPSTKAFISSLVKAEMRSTAFSLRGIFANIGMAIAGLTVFALFTGSSKLIFITAAVIYLGASVISWFFLPAGCGDENCREVKWSEYRQALKNIPFLVFVIATIFVWALYVQFALVLPLRAENVLSNGKDISIIWTINSITVILAQTLITKNIIRNIHPLTSVGIGAICIGSALGSLYFANTLFFFVFTGIIFITGEMLIMPTLDTSISQLAAARFLGMFFGLASVFTGIGEAIGNSIGGRLFEVADGGQRAVPYVTYVIVGFVIFIGMQLLRRWNPLSIIQPPKLMPTAAPNTESSTSHPNPINEG